The following are from one region of the Pleurodeles waltl isolate 20211129_DDA chromosome 4_1, aPleWal1.hap1.20221129, whole genome shotgun sequence genome:
- the LOC138287104 gene encoding olfactory receptor 13G1-like produces the protein MSVLSLNKTDLKEFLLIGLSKHPSLEPTLTFIFLFIYLMALVGNVLISIIISADPRLHTPMYFFLINLSILDICCTTAAIPKMLDILIMKRMAISYSGCISQLYLFTSALSTELILLTVMAYDRYVAICFPLRYTVIMNRMACVLLAGSAWVLGSVNSLTHTSLILKLSFCDEDTIDHFFCEIPPVLKLASSNTFVNDVVIVASDVLLGMICFLLTAVSYTYIISTIMKIRSAEKKKKAFSTCASHMTVVTIFYGGVIYTYVRPAFSDKMEADKVVSAMYAIISPVLNPVIYSLRNKEVINAIKKIFGKQALPQRK, from the exons ATGTCAGTTTTGTCA TTGAACAAAACAGATCTGAAGGAGTTCCTTCTGATTGGTCTCTCAAAGCACCCAAGCTTAGAGCCCACCCTGACCTTCATTTTCCTCTTCATATATCTGATGGCCTTGGTGGGAAATGTCCTCATCTCCATCATCATTAGTGCAGACCCCCGCCTTCACACACCAATGTACTTCTTCTTGATCAACCTGTCCATcttggatatttgctgcaccacaGCGGCCATCCCGAAGATGTTGGATATCcttattatgaaaagaatggctatCTCCTACTCTGGCTGCATCTCTCAACTCTACTTGTTCACCTCTGCCCTCAGTACCGAGCTCATTCTTTTAACGGTAATGGCATATGACCGATATGTTGCAATCTGCTTCCCATTGCGGTACACAGTGATCATGAACAGGATGGCTTGTGTGCTTTTGGCAGGTTCAGCATGGGTACTAGGAAGCGTGAACTCTCTAACCCACACTAGTCTCATATTGAAGCTATCTTTCTGTGATGAAGACACCATTGATCATTTCTTTTGTGAGATCCCACCAGTGCTGAAACTTGCAAGTTCAAATACCTTTGTCAATGATGTTGTGATTGTAGCCTCAGATGTATTACTAGGTATGATCTGTTTTCTACTGACTGCTGTATCATACACCTACATCATTTCTACTATTATGAAAATCCGCTCagctgagaaaaagaaaaaggctTTCTCCACATGTGCCTCACACATGACTGTGGTTACCATTTTCTATGGGGGCGTCATTTACACATATGTCAGGCCTGCATTCAGTGACAAGATGGAGGCTGACAAGGTAGTTTCTGCTATGTACGCTATCATATCTCCAGTGCTGAATCCTGTGATATACAGTTTAAGGAACAAGGAAGTTATAAATGCCATTAAAAAGATATTTGGCAAACAAGCCCTTCCTCAAAGGAAATAA